From one Asterias amurensis chromosome 10, ASM3211899v1 genomic stretch:
- the LOC139943103 gene encoding putative GTP-binding protein 6, translating into MSAVRKLLSVTSAEVRNIPWSTVFCRQHAPLTRCLNSSASLQSHRCLVTLNAAIFPLFQISTTPNASQFPSLVSASSFHSSRCQKKKHVTKKLKGQDSLPSKRRSQDEDDGSSSDFESDWEAILSQEDPIKDIDPPPLGGHRFFVLQPDLRRGHGAKRHTHPDMQLEEAIALVETIPDWTVVDSLVQAVKDPAKKFVFGKGTFAELTKIIRSRLEITGVFLSIDRLSGVQQRELEDAWGVQVFDRYAVVLKIFKDHARTREAQMQIALAEIPYLRSRLRRQNDNMDQQRGGHSFISGGGETFLSVQQRVLKEREQKVRKALDQLKMKRSLLRGGRARRNFPIVSVVGYTNAGKTTLIKSLTGDATMQPKDQLFATLDVTAHGGTLPNRMPVIYMDTVGFISDLPHSLVASFAATLEDVLLSDIIVHVRDVSHPDTVAQKVKVLQVLAELGVPETLMDNIVEVCNKVDKVEGAIDEELVESGLQTSAETGSGLDKLKDCLQKRILETTDITGCQLEIPMSSPHLSWLYKEATVTSTEEGDDADMQMMKVNAIMSVSAFAKFIAKFGDLRTTVVEKS; encoded by the exons ATGTCTGCTGTGAGGAAACTACTCAGCGTGACATCTGCTGAAGTCAGAAACATACCTTGGAGTACAGTCTTTTGTCGTCAGCATGCCCCCCTAACTCGTTGCTTGAACAGCTCAGCAAGCCTCCAGTCTCATCGATGCCTAGTCACTCTGAATGCAGCTATCTTTCCACTCTTCCAAATCTCAACGACTCCAAATGCGTCTCAATTTCCGTCCCTCGTCTCAGCATCGTCATTCCACTCTTCCAGatgtcaaaagaaaaaacatgtcaCCAAGAAGCTGAAGGGTCAAGACTCTCTACCTAGCAAAAGAAGAAGCCAGGATGAGGATGATGGGTCCTCCTCGGACTTTGAATCTGATTGGGAAGCAATCCTCTCGCAGGAGGACCCGATCAAAGATATCGACCCTCCTCCTCTCGGAGGTCATCGCTTCTTTGTCCTTCAGCCCGACTTAAGACGCGGTCATGGAGCAAAGCGCCACACGCACCCTGATATGCAACTTGAGGAGGCCATTGCCCTGGTGGAGACCATTCCAGATTGGACGGTCGTGGACAGTCTGGTGCAAGCCGTTAAGGACCCTGCCAAGAAGTTTGTTTTCGGGAAGGGGACGTTTGCCGAGCTAACTAAGATTATCCGCTCACGGCTGGAGATCACAGGCGTTTTTCTGAGTATTGATAGACTTAGCGGGGTACAACAGAGGGAGCTGGAAGATGCTTGGGGAGTACAAGTCTTTGACAG ATACGCCGTTGTTCTAAAGATTTTTAAAGACCATGCCCGCACAAGAGAGGCCCAAATGCAGATTGCACTAGCAGAGATTCCATACCTCAG ATCCCGCCTCAGAAGACAAAACGACAACATGGACCAGCAAAGAGGTGGCCACTCTTTCATTAGTGGGGGCGGAGAGACCTTCTTATCGGTTCAGCAACGAGTCTTGAAAGAGCGGGAGCAGAAAGTCAGAAAGGCGCTGGACCAGCTGAAGATGAAGCGAAGTTTATTGCGAGGAGGAAGGGCTCGGAGAAACTTCCCCATCGTTTCTGTGGTAGGATACACCAATGCTG GGAAGACCACCCTAATCAAATCCCTGACTGGAGATGCAACAATGCAGCCTAAGGATCAGCTCTTTGCAACGCTGGACGTGACTGCGCACGGAGGTACCCTCCCTAACAGAATGCCTGTTATCTACATGGACACTGTTGGCTTTATATCTGATCTACCTCACAGTCTCGTAGCTTCATTTGCAGCAACGTTGGAGGATGTGCTGCTCTCT GACATTATCGTTCATGTTCGTGACGTTAGCCATCCAGACACTGTAGCCCAGAAGGTGAAGGTGCTTCAGGTCTTGGCTGAGTTAGGCGTGCCCGAGACACTCATGGACAATATCGTTGAAGTCTGCAACAAAGTCGATAAAGTTGaagg GGCGATCGACGAGGAGCTGGTAGAATCAGGACTACAAACATCTGCCGAGACAGGCTCAGGGCTGGACAAACTTAAAGACTGCCTCCAGAAGAGAATTCTTGAGACTACTGACATCACTGGCTGTCAGTTGGAAATACCGATGAGTAGTCCCCATTTAAG